One stretch of bacterium DNA includes these proteins:
- a CDS encoding lysylphosphatidylglycerol synthase transmembrane domain-containing protein: MSPSLESGTSTVAAPAVSARASTRWMTYALSAGGVAILIVFGTTTNLQAAARALREVEPLLFALAVLAVPAQMAVRAVRWRYMVRRLTDTRVSGRFAFVSVICGIAAGSMTPGRSFELAKAVMLRDAYGVGLGLSVSAMLIERLLDIVALVAGLLVAALLLPRQTVLGTAALPVLIAAIVAGATLLAGAPDRVRAAATALLRLVPFRAVREHGQRFVDLLCTSVAVARRRHTLGPLLALTALGIALDFTRVVAVFGALRVGLAPQVLIFTYVGAVVLGMALLVPGGVGVTEVSQAGLIAVLAPHAVAMTVARSGVLIDRIVSYYAVLVAGGILLAIYHRYRGVIR; encoded by the coding sequence GTGAGCCCGAGTCTCGAATCCGGCACATCGACGGTCGCCGCGCCGGCCGTGTCGGCGCGCGCCTCCACGCGCTGGATGACCTACGCGCTGTCCGCGGGCGGCGTCGCGATCCTCATCGTGTTCGGGACGACGACCAACCTCCAGGCGGCGGCCCGCGCGCTGCGGGAGGTCGAGCCGCTCCTGTTCGCGCTCGCCGTGCTCGCGGTTCCGGCGCAGATGGCGGTCCGCGCGGTGCGCTGGCGGTACATGGTCCGGCGGCTGACGGACACCAGGGTGTCCGGACGGTTCGCTTTCGTCTCCGTGATCTGCGGTATCGCGGCCGGCAGCATGACCCCGGGCCGGAGCTTCGAGCTGGCAAAGGCCGTCATGCTTCGCGACGCGTACGGCGTGGGCCTCGGCTTGTCGGTGTCGGCGATGCTCATCGAGCGGCTGCTCGACATCGTCGCGCTGGTCGCAGGACTGCTCGTGGCCGCGCTGCTGCTGCCCCGGCAGACGGTGCTCGGGACGGCCGCGCTGCCGGTGCTGATCGCGGCGATCGTCGCGGGCGCGACGCTGCTCGCCGGGGCGCCGGACCGCGTCCGCGCGGCCGCGACTGCGCTGCTGCGGCTCGTGCCGTTCCGGGCGGTTCGCGAGCACGGGCAGAGGTTCGTAGACCTGTTGTGCACGAGTGTCGCCGTCGCGCGCCGGCGGCACACGCTGGGCCCGCTACTTGCCCTGACCGCGCTCGGGATCGCGCTGGACTTCACGCGCGTCGTCGCGGTCTTTGGCGCGCTGCGGGTCGGACTCGCGCCGCAGGTCCTGATCTTCACCTACGTCGGGGCGGTGGTCCTCGGGATGGCGCTCTTGGTGCCGGGGGGCGTGGGCGTTACCGAAGTGTCGCAGGCGGGACTGATCGCGGTGCTGGCGCCGCACGCCGTCGCCATGACGGTCGCCCGCAGCGGCGTCCTGATCGACCGCATCGTCTCCTACTACGCGGTGCTGGTCGCAGGGGGCATTCTGCTCGCGATCTACCACCGCTACCGCGGCGTGATACGCTGA